A segment of the Methanosarcinales archaeon genome:
AAGAGGCACACCTGTGGAAATATTTCGGCTTGTAGCCGAATCCGACATCGTAATATGCACGGGAAGTATCGAACATCACTATTTTGCAGGATATACTGCCGGGTTAAAAGCATTGCTTCCAGGAGTAAGTTCCCGCCGCTCCATAGAAGCAAACCATGCACTGATGATCGAAGATGGGACCGGCCCTGGAAATCTGGATTGTCCTGTGAGAGCTGATCTTGAGGAAGCAGGAAATATGTTGGGTGTGGATTTTATTTTGAACGTGGTCTTAAACAGCAAAAAAGAGATCGTGCAGGCAGTGGCAGGTCATCCTATTAAAGCTCACAGGAAGGGGGCGGAGATAGTGGATACCTTAAACAAATATAGTGTGGAGCCTGCTGACATTGTTGTAGTATCCCCTGGTGGCTGGCCTAAGGATATTAATCTGTTCCAGTCCCATAAAGCACTGGAGAATGTAAAATCTGCTGTAAAACCTGGAGGGAGCATTATATTGATTGCACAGTGCCCCGAAGGTTTAGGAAATGATGTATATGAAGAGTGGCTAAATACAACATCTACTCCCCAGGAAGCTATTGAAAAGTTAAATAAGGGATTTATCCAGGGCGGGCATAAGGCCGCGCTTATTGGAAAAATGGCACTGGAGTTCGAGCTATATCTTGTTTCAGATCTTCCGGATGAAGTTGCCAGAAAATCATATTTTAATCCGGTATCAAGTGTACAGGAAGCATTTGATGATGCAACAGATCTTCATGGTACCAATTCCCGGGTAGTTGTTGTACCATACGGTGGGTCGACTATGGTTGTGGGAATAAATAAATCTTGAGTTAACAGTAACAATCCTGGATATTATTATTTACACATTCAAACTTCTGAAAATCTATATATATAATCAAGTTTTATAAATAATTATACTTGGGAATGGGAGTGTAAACGTGGTTAAGGCAAAACATTCTATATCAGATAACGAAATGAATGAACTATCAAAGATATTTGGCAAACGTGTAAACTTTAGCAAACGTGAACGCCACTATTATACCCATGATGTAGGAACCATGCCATCTTTGATAAAACCATTACTTGGAAGAGTAGAACCTGCCGCTATCGTTAAAATAGGTAGTGAAGAGGAAGCCATCAAGCTCTTTGAATTTGCAAACAAGTATCTCATACCCATTGTTCCAAGAGCGGGAGCTTCATCCGGGTATGGTGGGATCATTCCGACAAAAGGAGGGGTTATCGCCGATGTTACTCTAATGAATAAGATAATCGAAATTGATAAAGATAACCTGACAGCCACTGTGGGAGCTGGGATTATCTGGGAGCAGCTTGAGAGCAAACTGCGCTTGAAAGGATTGGCGCTAAAGGCAGTCCCGTCAAGCGCACCTTCATCTACAGTCGGGGGCTGGCTTGCACAGACCGGAATTGGTTACGGGAGTTATGAATACGGCTGGTCATATGATACAATGGAATCGGCAAGAGTCGTATTACCAACAGGAGAGGTGAAAGAGTTTTCTTCAGATGATCTTATTAATATCAGTGGTACGATGGGTACTACTGGTATTATCACACAGGTTAAGCTCAAAATTCGAAAATATGAACAGACATCTGCCACATCAGCCGAATTCCCAGATGCATCATCCATGAAAAATGCCATTAAAGCAGTAGGCGAGAAGAATATTCCTGTATGGGCGATCTCATTTTTAAATCCCAGCTGGGCAGACATGAAGAACAGAGCACCTTCAAAAACACATCACGGCCATCCCATAGACGAGCACCGCCCAATACTTCCAGTATCGTATATCTTAAACTTCGTATATCCCGAATCAAGAGATGTAAGTGGTCTTAGAGACGTGATAATAAACGCTGGTGGAACAGTCCTGCCGGATGAGATTGCCAAACATGAGACTGACGATTGGTACAGGTCCATGAAAGTAAAGCGGTTGGGTCCGTCCTTTGTTCCCGCTGAAGTGCTGGTGCCAGTGGACAGTATTGATAAAGTATTGGATGAGATTGAACGTAAAATCTCACTTCCTGTAATGGTTGAAGGGATGATATCTAATGATAACAGGGCTACATTGCTTTGCTTTATCCCGCACTCTGAACGATCGATCAGGTTCAACCTGGCATTTCCACTTGCACTTAGCATCATAAAGATTGCTCAAAACAACGGGGGAAGGATATACTCGTCAGGGTTATATTTTGCAAAGCAGGCTGAAAAAGTGTTTGGGGAACGTTTTACCCGGATTCAGGAATATAAGAAGCAGGTGGACCCGAATGGGATAATGAATCCTGAAACCCTGACTGGGAAAACCGTATTAAAAACCGGACTTTCTTTTGCACAGGCCTTTGAACCTGTGACGCGTTTTGTGGGCAACCGATCAGGTATCAAAAAGAAGGCAGAGTTCAAAGACGAAAAAGACATTCCGGGCGATATCATATCCCATGCCTTTACGTGTGCACAATGCGGTTATTGTGTAGGTGAATGCGACCAGTATTACGGGCGCGGCTGGGAATCCCAGTCTCCAAGAGGTAAATGGTTCTTTATCAAGGAATATCTAAAAGGGCATGAGAAACTTGACCAGGAACAGGTTAACACTTTCCTGGCATGTACAACCTGTGAGACCTGCGTGTTTAAATGCCAGCTAGACCTGCCCATAGAACCCGCATGGCTCAGGTTAAGACAGTTGTTTGTGGAAACACTGGGCAAGATGACCTTCCCGCCCTTTGAGATCATGGCAGCAAGCTTGCTCAAGGAACGAAACATCTGGGCAAGTTATCAGGACCAGAGGGATAAGTGGCTGCCCGATGACCTTAGAGGAAAGATAAAGGAAAAGGCTGATCATGCATACTTTGCCGGGTGTACTGCATCCCTTGTTGAGAAAGACATTGCCATAGGGACAGCACGCATGCTGGATGATGCGGGTGTGGAGTTTACTTACATGGGTGATGAGGAAGCATGCTGCGGAATACCCATGCTTGCAGCAGGAAAATGGAAAGTGTTTGAAATGATCATGAGAATGAACGTGGCCAACATGAAAAAGCGGGATGTTAAGACCGTGGTCACATCGTGTCCCGCATGCTGGCTGGTATGGCATACATTCTATCCTGACTGGGCAAGGAAACTGGGGATTGAATATAATTTTGAGGTCAAACATTATTCAGAAGTGCTGGCAGATCGACTGGATGTACTAAAGCCCAAGTTCAAGGTACCTATAAATAAAGTTGTCTCCTGGCATGATTCCTGCCATATAGGGAGAGCAGGTGGGATATACGAGCCTCCACGGGAATTAATTAAAGCCATTCCAGGTGTTGAATTCAGGGATCTGGAACACAACAGGGAACGCTCACACTGCTGCGGATCGGTGCTGTCACTTCTGGCAGACCCGCAGGTTGCCAGTATTATCGGGAGGATTAAACTTAATGAAGCCGTAGATGTTGGTTCAGATTTATTGCTTGCAGCATGCCCTTGCTGTCAGGTCCAGTTGCGGGTTTCAGCTCAAAAGAACAAAATACCTGTGGAAGTGCAGGACCTGGGCGCTGTGCTGGCACGCAGTCTTGGATATAATATACCTGATACTACAAACGATGCATTGGACGCCTGGGCGGTATTTGAGAAGATGATATTCCTGATGAGACCAGAAAACATGACAGACCTGATGATTGAGTTGCTACCGGAAATGATAGCTGCCATGCCGTCATACCTGCGAACAATGATGAAAACGGTCAAGTACGTACCTGGTATGGGTGCTGTGATGAAACCGATTATGCCAAGGATGATGCTGCTACTTATACCTTCATTGATGCCCAAAGTTATGCCAGATATGCTGGAAGCTGTTGGCAGGCGGATACCAATGCCAGATTATATGCAGGAGCAGCTGCCTGACCTTATGCCTAAGGCCATGGAGAATCTGATGCCAAATATGATGCCGCAGATTGCACCGCTTTTGACCCCTAAGATGATAGAGTATATTAAGATGCATTGAACTCTTCAGTTATTTGCTATCATTATCAGAAAATTATACAATATCAGGTATAATACCAGCAAGATAAGGGTAAATAGCAGACTTTCCTTCCATTCTTCATTCCAGTTGGCACCAAAAAATAGGCCGATTACAAATCCAATTGCGTGGGATATATATGCCACACTCCCCGGTTCTCCGGATTGAATAGAGATAAAATTAAAAACAAAGAACAAAATTGCCAGTGGTCCGATTGGTGAAAGGAACCTACCTGAAATACCGGGATGCCTGACAAGTAATACAACAGCCATTAAAGTAAATATGGCACCTGATGCACCGACCATATTTGATTGTGGATAAAATGGAATACTTATGATGAAGGTTAGAATTCCGCCTGTGAAAAATGCAACTCCCGTACGTAGCGGACCTACCTCTTCCTCAAGAAAAGTGCCGAACAAATACAGAAATAACATATTGCCTGCAAGATGAAGAAAATCAGAATGAATGAAAATGGCTGTTATTAATGTATAATAATTCCCGTTCATTAAAGCCATTAAACTAAAAGCAAGGTTTAGATTAGGATGGGTCCAGGCATACAGGCTTAAACCTATACATATCATTATCAGAAAAGATGTAATTCTCATTTTATATAGTGTCTAATTAAATGTTTTATCGAAAGTATTTCCTGCCCGTTCCATGACCTCTCCAAACAGGTCCATGCCTCCGGCATCCACTCCTACGATCAAAGGCCCGAACCTCTCAACCTCCAATACCCACACAGCCTCTGGCATTCCCAGCTCAAGCCAGTGTACACCCTTCACTTCTTTTATCATATCAACAGCCAGTGCAGCACACCCGCCCGTATATGCAAGGTATACGCACCGTCCTTCAAGAACAGGACCAATGTCCTTCATCCCGCCTTTGCCGATAATGGCCCTCACATTATAATTATCAAGTAGTGCCGGTGTCATCTCTGTCATCCTGGCACTGGTGGTTGGTCCGGCAGCCACCGCCTCCCAGCCGCCGTCGGCCTTCTGCATCAACGGACCGCAATGATATAATACCGCTCCATCCAGGTCAAAAGGAAGAGGCTTGCCTTCGTCGGTCAAATCCAATATTCGCATGTGTGCTTCATCCCGTGCAGTAAAAATAATGCCAGACAGGTACACAATATCCCCTGCATTAAGTTCCAGAATATCATAACTATCAAGGGGTGTAGTCAAATGGTGTTCAGTCATCCTCAGCCCTCAATATAACAGATGCATGCCTGTTGCCCCAACACTGGATATTCACGGCCACTGGTAGCGATGCGGTATGACAATATGCCTTCTCTACATGCACAGCCAGTGCAGTTGTCCTGCCACCCAATCCCATGGGTCCTATGCCTAACGAATTGATAGCATCCAGTATCATCTGCTCATACTCATCCATGTGGTCAAGATCCCGAAGCAGTGCACGCTTGGCAGACCTTGCCGATTTATCAAAACTACCTCCTATACCCACACCGACAACAATAGGTGGACAGGGCATACCACCTGAATTCAATACGGTCTCAACAATAAACTGCTTGATCATATCGATCTGGGTGGGTTTGAGCATCCTCAATGCACTCATGTTTTCGGAACCTGCACCTTTAGGAGCCACCGTGATCTTTATTGCATCCCCGTCCACAAAAGAATAATTGATATCTGGCAGCCCGTCTCCTGTATTATCCCCTGAGTTCTTTCTCGTTAGGGGGTCCACTGCATTTGGACGTAAGGGAACACTTAACGTTGCCTTTCTAACACCCTGTATGATGGCAGCATCCAGATCGAAATCAATACATACCTGCCTGCCGATCTCAACAAAGAATACCAGGATACCAGTGTCCTGGCACATTGGTATAGTCCTGCTGTTTGCTATTTTGATATTTTCAAGAATAGCAGATAATTGTGCTTTAGCAGTAGGATTGTCTTCTGACGTCGTGGCATTTTTTAAGGCAACAATGACATCATCAGGCAATTCGGTTTCTGCCCGTTTAATAATGTTTTCGACAGCATCTGATACTGTCTGGCTTTTCAGATCGCTCATAGTTCAAGTTTTGAGATACCCTGTTTTACAGCTTCTGCAGACCTGTCAAGCATAGCCCGCTCATCAGCTGAGAGTTTTAACTGGATGATTTCCTCAACGCCGCCTTTACCAAGTTTCGCAGGTACGCCCAGATATATGTCCTTATAACCGTACTGGCCTTCAAGATAGGCACAGGCAGGCAGGATGCGTTTCTGGTCTCTGATTATAGATTCCGCCATACTTGTAATGGCTGCTGACGGGGCATAGAAAGCACTGCCGTTCTTGAGCAACTCAACGATCTCGGCCCCGCCATTCACAGTACGCTGAACCAGTCTGTCTATGGTGGCTTTATCCATCAATTCTGTGATAGGTACTCCCGTTACCGTCGTATTCTTAGGTAGCGGTACCATTGAATCCCCGTGTCCTCCCAGGACCATAGCATCCACATTCCTGGCAGAACAGCCCAACTCCATTGCTACAAAAGTCGCGAACCTGCCAGAATCCAGCACCCCGCTCATGCCAAAAACCCTGTTGGATGGGAACCCGGTCTTTTTTAACACCACATATGTCATAATGTCCAGCGGATTAGTTACAACCATAACTATGGCATCTGGAGCATATTTTTTAATATTCTCACTGACATCGCTTACAATATCACGGTTTATCTTTACCAGGTCATCACGATTCATGCCCGGCTTTCTGGCGATGCCGGCAGTGATTATGACCAGGTCCGACCCTTCGATATCTGAATAATCGTTAGTACCAAGTACATTAGCATCAAAACCTAAAATTGGTCCTGACTGCATGAGATCAAGGGCCTTACCTTGCGGCATGCCTTTTATGATGTCCATTAATACCAGATCACCAAGTTCTTTTTCAGCGATCCTCTGTACAGTGGTTGCCCCCACGAACCCAGCACCGACGATTGTGA
Coding sequences within it:
- the larA gene encoding nickel-dependent lactate racemase, whose amino-acid sequence is MRLEIPFGKKKLDLNIPKSNSIEVIVPNEIHEISDPDIQIENALQNPIGKERLGNTLKPTDKVSIIVSDATRPVPTALILKHLLKEIQASNVENENIYIIFGLGIHRTQTEEEKINIVGDDVYQQYRCLDHNREQCIYLGNTSRGTPVEIFRLVAESDIVICTGSIEHHYFAGYTAGLKALLPGVSSRRSIEANHALMIEDGTGPGNLDCPVRADLEEAGNMLGVDFILNVVLNSKKEIVQAVAGHPIKAHRKGAEIVDTLNKYSVEPADIVVVSPGGWPKDINLFQSHKALENVKSAVKPGGSIILIAQCPEGLGNDVYEEWLNTTSTPQEAIEKLNKGFIQGGHKAALIGKMALEFELYLVSDLPDEVARKSYFNPVSSVQEAFDDATDLHGTNSRVVVVPYGGSTMVVGINKS
- a CDS encoding FAD-binding oxidoreductase, translating into MNELSKIFGKRVNFSKRERHYYTHDVGTMPSLIKPLLGRVEPAAIVKIGSEEEAIKLFEFANKYLIPIVPRAGASSGYGGIIPTKGGVIADVTLMNKIIEIDKDNLTATVGAGIIWEQLESKLRLKGLALKAVPSSAPSSTVGGWLAQTGIGYGSYEYGWSYDTMESARVVLPTGEVKEFSSDDLINISGTMGTTGIITQVKLKIRKYEQTSATSAEFPDASSMKNAIKAVGEKNIPVWAISFLNPSWADMKNRAPSKTHHGHPIDEHRPILPVSYILNFVYPESRDVSGLRDVIINAGGTVLPDEIAKHETDDWYRSMKVKRLGPSFVPAEVLVPVDSIDKVLDEIERKISLPVMVEGMISNDNRATLLCFIPHSERSIRFNLAFPLALSIIKIAQNNGGRIYSSGLYFAKQAEKVFGERFTRIQEYKKQVDPNGIMNPETLTGKTVLKTGLSFAQAFEPVTRFVGNRSGIKKKAEFKDEKDIPGDIISHAFTCAQCGYCVGECDQYYGRGWESQSPRGKWFFIKEYLKGHEKLDQEQVNTFLACTTCETCVFKCQLDLPIEPAWLRLRQLFVETLGKMTFPPFEIMAASLLKERNIWASYQDQRDKWLPDDLRGKIKEKADHAYFAGCTASLVEKDIAIGTARMLDDAGVEFTYMGDEEACCGIPMLAAGKWKVFEMIMRMNVANMKKRDVKTVVTSCPACWLVWHTFYPDWARKLGIEYNFEVKHYSEVLADRLDVLKPKFKVPINKVVSWHDSCHIGRAGGIYEPPRELIKAIPGVEFRDLEHNRERSHCCGSVLSLLADPQVASIIGRIKLNEAVDVGSDLLLAACPCCQVQLRVSAQKNKIPVEVQDLGAVLARSLGYNIPDTTNDALDAWAVFEKMIFLMRPENMTDLMIELLPEMIAAMPSYLRTMMKTVKYVPGMGAVMKPIMPRMMLLLIPSLMPKVMPDMLEAVGRRIPMPDYMQEQLPDLMPKAMENLMPNMMPQIAPLLTPKMIEYIKMH
- a CDS encoding rhomboid family intramembrane serine protease, which gives rise to MRITSFLIMICIGLSLYAWTHPNLNLAFSLMALMNGNYYTLITAIFIHSDFLHLAGNMLFLYLFGTFLEEEVGPLRTGVAFFTGGILTFIISIPFYPQSNMVGASGAIFTLMAVVLLVRHPGISGRFLSPIGPLAILFFVFNFISIQSGEPGSVAYISHAIGFVIGLFFGANWNEEWKESLLFTLILLVLYLILYNFLIMIANN
- a CDS encoding fumarate hydratase C-terminal domain-containing protein, which encodes MTEHHLTTPLDSYDILELNAGDIVYLSGIIFTARDEAHMRILDLTDEGKPLPFDLDGAVLYHCGPLMQKADGGWEAVAAGPTTSARMTEMTPALLDNYNVRAIIGKGGMKDIGPVLEGRCVYLAYTGGCAALAVDMIKEVKGVHWLELGMPEAVWVLEVERFGPLIVGVDAGGMDLFGEVMERAGNTFDKTFN
- a CDS encoding fumarate hydratase, whose amino-acid sequence is MSDLKSQTVSDAVENIIKRAETELPDDVIVALKNATTSEDNPTAKAQLSAILENIKIANSRTIPMCQDTGILVFFVEIGRQVCIDFDLDAAIIQGVRKATLSVPLRPNAVDPLTRKNSGDNTGDGLPDINYSFVDGDAIKITVAPKGAGSENMSALRMLKPTQIDMIKQFIVETVLNSGGMPCPPIVVGVGIGGSFDKSARSAKRALLRDLDHMDEYEQMILDAINSLGIGPMGLGGRTTALAVHVEKAYCHTASLPVAVNIQCWGNRHASVILRAEDD
- the mdh gene encoding malate dehydrogenase; amino-acid sequence: MKKITIVGAGFVGATTVQRIAEKELGDLVLMDIIKGMPQGKALDLMQSGPILGFDANVLGTNDYSDIEGSDLVIITAGIARKPGMNRDDLVKINRDIVSDVSENIKKYAPDAIVMVVTNPLDIMTYVVLKKTGFPSNRVFGMSGVLDSGRFATFVAMELGCSARNVDAMVLGGHGDSMVPLPKNTTVTGVPITELMDKATIDRLVQRTVNGGAEIVELLKNGSAFYAPSAAITSMAESIIRDQKRILPACAYLEGQYGYKDIYLGVPAKLGKGGVEEIIQLKLSADERAMLDRSAEAVKQGISKLEL